In Chryseobacterium oranimense, a single window of DNA contains:
- a CDS encoding TolC family protein → MKIYNKYIAAIALSLVLASCKAPMATVIKDEMKENVPQNFNQEDQGDANNNSGTTPWRQFFTDPDLVSLIETALKNNQELLITLQEIEIAKSGVLAKKGRLTPTVAAGIGAGVKKSGRYTSEGAGDATTEIEPGKEMPDPLGNFGGGLMANWEIDIWKKLRTEKESAVAHYLSTVEGKNFVLSNLIEEVADNYYELLALDNQLDIIQQYIKLQQRALEISKIQKEAAAATELAVKKFEAELAKSKAAEYTIRQNITEKENQINALLGRYPQPIVRKKESFMSTVPQTVYTGIPSQLLANRPDIKQAELELKASKLDVEAARKEFYPSLEISATLGLEAFKPSYLVKLPESIATSLAGELAGPLINKSAIKANFQTADARQIQSLYEYDKTILNAYLDVANLMSKVKNIDQYYQLKSQETKALDQSIDIANQLFKNSRADYLEVLLNQRDALDAKLELIEAKQKQLSTVVDIYKSLGGGWK, encoded by the coding sequence ATGAAGATTTATAATAAATATATAGCAGCCATTGCCTTATCGCTTGTTTTAGCAAGCTGTAAGGCGCCGATGGCGACCGTCATAAAAGACGAGATGAAGGAAAATGTGCCTCAGAATTTTAATCAGGAGGATCAGGGAGATGCCAATAACAATAGCGGAACTACACCCTGGAGACAATTCTTTACAGATCCTGATCTGGTAAGCCTAATTGAAACAGCTTTAAAAAACAACCAGGAATTACTGATCACCCTTCAGGAAATTGAAATTGCCAAAAGTGGTGTTTTGGCTAAAAAAGGAAGATTAACTCCTACGGTTGCAGCAGGAATAGGAGCCGGAGTGAAAAAATCCGGCCGTTATACAAGCGAAGGAGCAGGTGATGCTACTACAGAAATAGAACCGGGGAAAGAAATGCCGGATCCGCTGGGGAATTTTGGAGGAGGCCTGATGGCAAACTGGGAGATCGATATCTGGAAAAAGCTCAGAACCGAAAAAGAATCGGCGGTTGCTCATTATCTTTCTACCGTGGAAGGGAAAAACTTCGTATTGTCCAACCTTATTGAGGAAGTGGCAGATAATTATTATGAACTGCTTGCCTTGGACAACCAATTAGATATTATTCAGCAGTACATTAAACTACAGCAAAGAGCCCTGGAAATTTCCAAAATTCAGAAGGAAGCTGCTGCAGCAACTGAGCTGGCAGTAAAAAAGTTTGAGGCTGAGCTGGCTAAGTCAAAAGCGGCAGAATATACCATCCGTCAGAATATTACGGAAAAAGAAAACCAGATCAATGCACTGTTGGGAAGATATCCGCAGCCCATTGTGAGAAAGAAAGAAAGTTTCATGTCTACAGTGCCTCAAACAGTGTATACAGGAATTCCGTCTCAGTTATTGGCGAACCGTCCGGATATTAAACAGGCAGAATTAGAATTAAAAGCATCAAAGCTTGATGTAGAAGCTGCCAGAAAGGAATTTTATCCGTCACTGGAAATTTCTGCAACCTTGGGATTGGAAGCCTTTAAACCTTCTTATCTGGTTAAATTACCTGAATCTATTGCTACGAGCCTTGCAGGTGAACTGGCTGGTCCGCTGATCAACAAAAGTGCGATCAAAGCCAATTTCCAGACGGCTGATGCAAGACAGATACAATCCCTGTATGAATATGACAAAACGATCTTGAATGCTTATCTGGATGTAGCCAACCTTATGTCAAAGGTAAAAAATATAGACCAGTATTATCAGTTAAAATCACAGGAAACCAAAGCTTTAGACCAGTCTATTGATATTGCAAATCAATTATTCAAAAATTCAAGAGCAGATTATCTTGAAGTTCTCCTGAACCAGAGAGATGCTCTAGATGCAAAACTGGAGCTGATCGAAGCTAAACAGAAACAGCTGAGCACCGTTGTAGATATTTACAAGAGCTTAGGTGGCGGCTGGAAATAA
- a CDS encoding GldM family protein, protein MAQGKQTPRQKMINLMYLVFIAMMALNIDAEIIRSYYDSTRALNETRTLTEKKNEKIFEKTLEAKAQQVPDTYAQPWENYKVLKGKIDLLVTSAQGIKDALKKQSEFHDKDPKTGKDIDVSENFAALNNNEATTEYFFKEGDENAPSKGALELKAKIDDVRNYINSTFGNNPQLKDLVDRANKSLIAEYPKGKSPNDKTWFQNKFYHQPLIAAISNLEIIQNDARNVQSDALALLLQEKVDANIKFSSYEPIVSGPVDIQAGKQAEVKVMLGTYSNSNKINISGVSRVENGKGIIPISGSGIGEHKLAGTITLTDASGKPQSFPWTHTYNVIAGPREVKLEKGLLLSADKMNVMYRGLENPVSGSILGADNSKLSLSAPGASVRGTGPGKWIVKPTTGNTVKLTLSGIDPYGKSVSQVFEYRIKNVPPPQGQMRGQNVLSMPATSIPNQSVQAAIPDFDFPVSFTVTQFMVRVPGRAALLVHGNTLGDAAGLVKNLRTGDVVSIFDIKATAQGLEGQQIKNITPIIINVQ, encoded by the coding sequence ATGGCACAAGGAAAACAGACCCCTCGTCAGAAGATGATCAACCTGATGTATTTGGTGTTCATCGCGATGATGGCCCTAAATATTGATGCAGAAATCATCAGATCATACTATGACTCTACCAGAGCATTAAACGAAACCAGAACTCTAACTGAGAAAAAGAACGAAAAGATCTTTGAAAAGACATTAGAGGCTAAAGCTCAGCAGGTTCCGGACACATATGCACAACCTTGGGAAAATTATAAAGTCTTAAAAGGTAAAATTGATCTATTGGTAACCTCTGCTCAAGGTATTAAAGATGCTTTGAAAAAGCAGTCGGAATTTCATGATAAAGATCCTAAAACAGGAAAAGATATTGATGTAAGTGAAAACTTCGCTGCATTGAACAACAATGAGGCGACTACAGAATATTTCTTTAAAGAAGGAGATGAAAATGCACCTTCAAAAGGAGCTCTAGAACTAAAAGCTAAAATTGACGACGTAAGAAATTATATTAATTCAACTTTTGGAAATAATCCTCAGTTAAAAGATTTAGTAGACAGAGCCAACAAATCTCTGATTGCTGAATATCCTAAAGGAAAATCTCCGAATGATAAGACTTGGTTTCAGAATAAATTCTATCACCAGCCGTTAATCGCTGCGATCTCAAACCTTGAGATCATCCAGAATGATGCGAGAAACGTACAGTCTGATGCATTGGCATTATTACTTCAGGAAAAAGTAGATGCGAATATCAAATTCTCAAGCTACGAGCCTATCGTTTCTGGTCCGGTAGATATCCAGGCAGGAAAACAGGCTGAAGTAAAAGTAATGTTGGGTACTTATTCAAACAGTAATAAGATCAATATTTCCGGTGTAAGCAGAGTAGAAAACGGTAAAGGTATCATCCCTATTTCAGGATCTGGTATTGGTGAGCATAAACTTGCCGGAACAATTACTTTAACAGATGCTTCAGGAAAACCTCAAAGTTTCCCTTGGACACATACTTACAACGTAATTGCTGGACCTAGAGAAGTAAAACTTGAAAAAGGACTATTGCTTTCTGCTGATAAGATGAACGTAATGTATAGAGGACTTGAGAACCCTGTTTCAGGATCAATCTTAGGTGCTGACAATTCTAAACTTTCATTATCTGCTCCGGGAGCTTCTGTAAGAGGAACAGGCCCAGGAAAATGGATTGTAAAACCAACAACAGGAAATACAGTTAAACTGACATTATCAGGAATAGATCCTTACGGAAAATCTGTATCTCAGGTGTTTGAATATAGAATCAAGAATGTTCCGCCGCCACAAGGTCAGATGAGAGGACAGAATGTATTGTCGATGCCGGCTACTTCTATTCCTAACCAATCTGTACAGGCAGCGATTCCTGACTTCGACTTCCCTGTTTCGTTCACTGTGACTCAGTTCATGGTAAGAGTACCTGGAAGAGCAGCATTACTGGTTCACGGAAACACATTAGGTGATGCCGCAGGATTAGTGAAGAACCTTAGAACAGGTGATGTAGTTTCTATCTTCGATATTAAAGCTACAGCACAAGGATTGGAAGGACAGCAGATTAAAAACATTACTCCTATAATTATTAATGTTCAATAG
- a CDS encoding FAD-binding oxidoreductase → MKYIDYIIVGDGYAALFFAHQLIKNNKSFVIYSEGRKSASQVSAGIINPVVLKKFTTFWKAQEQIDFLKDTLNEIESYTGKNYLISSPIHRIFHDENEQNLWLKKSGNEELSDFLDQKFDHLEVVKNDFKTGKVNQSARLEVSEFFMGLFDFLEKNELLIKEKFDYGKLDPSTDSYKDIQFKNIIFCEGMGVKENPFFSDIAVVPNKGHHIKVKLSEEIPQDITIKKKHFLFPTENGLYFYGGTYDREQLHHHIDESAVTQLVNGLSEIYPYDFEVKEVNFGFRPTVKDRRPIIGRHESFKNLYVFNGLGARGILNGCYFSRSLYQFIEENIPLHEEVSIDRFK, encoded by the coding sequence ATGAAATATATAGACTATATCATTGTTGGAGACGGATACGCAGCACTCTTCTTCGCTCACCAATTAATTAAGAATAACAAATCATTTGTGATCTATTCTGAAGGCAGAAAAAGCGCGTCTCAGGTTTCCGCAGGAATTATCAACCCTGTGGTCCTCAAAAAATTTACTACGTTCTGGAAGGCACAGGAACAAATTGACTTCCTGAAAGACACTTTAAATGAAATAGAATCGTACACCGGAAAAAATTACCTCATCAGTTCACCCATCCACAGAATTTTTCACGATGAGAATGAACAGAACCTTTGGCTGAAGAAATCGGGAAATGAAGAACTTTCAGACTTCCTTGATCAAAAATTCGATCATTTAGAGGTGGTAAAAAATGATTTTAAGACAGGAAAGGTTAATCAGTCTGCCAGGCTTGAAGTAAGTGAGTTTTTCATGGGTCTATTTGATTTTTTAGAAAAAAATGAACTTTTGATTAAAGAAAAGTTTGATTACGGTAAACTGGATCCTTCCACAGATTCTTATAAAGATATACAATTCAAAAATATAATCTTCTGTGAAGGAATGGGAGTAAAAGAAAATCCTTTTTTCTCAGATATTGCTGTTGTTCCGAATAAAGGTCATCACATCAAAGTAAAACTCTCCGAAGAAATTCCACAGGACATTACCATTAAAAAGAAACATTTTTTATTTCCAACAGAAAACGGACTTTATTTCTATGGAGGAACCTACGACAGGGAACAGCTTCATCATCATATTGATGAATCCGCCGTCACACAGCTTGTGAATGGCCTTTCTGAAATTTATCCCTATGACTTTGAAGTGAAAGAAGTAAATTTCGGCTTCAGACCTACCGTGAAAGACAGAAGACCCATCATCGGAAGACATGAGTCATTTAAAAATCTCTACGTTTTCAATGGCCTTGGCGCAAGAGGAATCCTGAATGGCTGCTACTTTTCCAGAAGCCTTTACCAGTTTATTGAAGAAAATATACCACTTCACGAGGAAGTTTCCATTGATAGATTTAAATAA
- a CDS encoding efflux RND transporter periplasmic adaptor subunit, with amino-acid sequence MKRVVASIALSSLLLFTACNKKKEEKEEAAVYPVTTPVVMDTVIDKEYVAQIRSVKNIEVRAQEKGFLEKIYVDEGQYVHQGQTLFRIMPQLYQAELLKAQAEVAQATIELKNASTLASNNIVSKNERAMAKSKLDAANAEAKLAQIHLSFTDIKAPFSGIINRLPLRLGSLVDEGDLLTSLSDNTNMYTYFNVSEPEYLNYQRNVASRGSNQVGLLMANGDLFPQQGEVETITGEFDSETGNIAFRAKFPNPDKLLRNGETGKVRMTLPLRNALIIPQKATYEIQDQKYVFVVDKNGVAKSKNIKVAYELPDVYVVASGLAAGDKILLEGVQKVKDDQKVQTKAQDPKKVLQSLKLKAE; translated from the coding sequence ATCAAAAGAGTTGTCGCAAGTATTGCGCTAAGCAGTCTTCTGTTGTTTACAGCATGCAACAAGAAGAAAGAAGAAAAAGAAGAAGCTGCAGTTTATCCCGTAACCACACCGGTAGTGATGGATACGGTAATTGACAAAGAATACGTGGCCCAGATAAGATCTGTAAAGAATATCGAGGTTCGTGCTCAGGAAAAAGGTTTTCTTGAAAAAATTTATGTGGACGAGGGTCAATACGTGCATCAGGGACAGACATTGTTCCGTATCATGCCTCAATTGTACCAGGCAGAATTACTGAAAGCTCAGGCAGAAGTTGCCCAGGCTACTATTGAATTAAAAAATGCAAGTACATTGGCCAGCAACAACATCGTTTCCAAAAACGAAAGAGCAATGGCTAAATCTAAACTTGACGCAGCCAATGCTGAAGCTAAACTGGCTCAGATTCACTTGTCATTTACAGATATTAAAGCTCCGTTTTCAGGGATTATCAACAGATTGCCTTTGAGATTAGGAAGTTTGGTGGATGAAGGAGATTTGCTGACATCCCTTTCTGATAACACGAATATGTACACCTATTTCAACGTTTCAGAACCGGAATATCTTAATTATCAGAGAAATGTAGCTTCAAGGGGAAGTAATCAGGTAGGTCTGCTGATGGCAAACGGAGATTTGTTCCCGCAACAAGGTGAAGTTGAAACAATTACAGGAGAATTCGACAGTGAAACAGGAAACATCGCCTTCAGAGCCAAATTCCCGAACCCTGATAAATTATTAAGAAACGGAGAAACCGGAAAAGTAAGAATGACTTTACCGTTAAGAAATGCTTTGATTATTCCTCAGAAAGCAACCTACGAAATTCAGGATCAGAAGTACGTTTTCGTAGTGGATAAAAACGGAGTAGCAAAGTCTAAAAATATTAAGGTTGCTTATGAGCTTCCGGATGTTTACGTTGTGGCATCGGGACTTGCAGCGGGAGATAAAATCTTATTGGAAGGAGTTCAGAAAGTGAAAGACGATCAGAAAGTTCAAACAAAAGCCCAGGATCCTAAAAAAGTTCTTCAGTCATTGAAATTAAAAGCAGAGTAG
- a CDS encoding META domain-containing protein, with protein MKNLYYYLSALLLLVCLTACKTTTPTAEKTTDITGKTWKLTELNGQPIKLKNPKNNPYFKLNTEGMRYEGHAGCNGFGGTYEIKPDVMRIKFNQGMSTMMACEDLETEQLFTKAVLAADNYSVNGNTLTLNKARMAPLAKFVLQP; from the coding sequence ATGAAAAACCTGTATTACTATTTATCCGCTCTTTTATTACTCGTATGTCTTACGGCGTGTAAAACTACTACCCCAACAGCAGAAAAAACGACTGATATTACGGGCAAAACATGGAAACTTACGGAACTGAACGGACAGCCAATCAAACTTAAAAATCCTAAAAACAATCCTTATTTCAAACTTAATACGGAAGGAATGAGATATGAAGGACATGCAGGATGCAATGGGTTTGGAGGCACTTATGAAATCAAACCTGATGTGATGAGGATCAAATTCAACCAGGGAATGTCTACCATGATGGCTTGTGAGGATCTGGAAACTGAACAATTGTTCACAAAAGCGGTGCTTGCCGCAGATAATTATTCGGTAAACGGAAATACTCTGACGCTTAATAAAGCAAGAATGGCTCCTTTGGCTAAATTTGTTCTTCAGCCATAA
- the gldN gene encoding gliding motility protein GldN, with protein sequence MKKYISTLLVLVSGFAFSQTILNAASPEEFRQMREENKQKVGDTIIDNKVKPLEYGFVEDKDILKSMFVWEIIDMNDKINQPFYYDNPDGLLATPTRSLYQLLLDGALTGKIEQVYDDENFTVKLSPEGIQKRLEKVIINDAAIDILNSGRQLTEQEKKEYTDVFKTTTEKVKVLKIMGMWFIDKRDGQMKYRPLGIAAMGPDPAVQGVIGPDGKPIAGNDELIDLFWIFYPNARDILANNYVYNRKNSSADLSFDDIINGRRFSSVIYKSSSGLGDGTIKDYIPKDAEDQLEESERIKAQILNMENDMWNY encoded by the coding sequence ATGAAAAAATATATTAGCACCCTTTTAGTATTAGTTTCGGGATTTGCTTTTTCCCAGACTATCCTGAACGCAGCTTCTCCGGAAGAGTTCAGACAGATGAGAGAAGAAAACAAACAAAAAGTTGGTGATACTATTATTGATAACAAAGTAAAGCCTCTTGAATATGGTTTTGTAGAAGATAAAGATATCCTTAAGAGTATGTTTGTTTGGGAGATCATTGATATGAATGATAAGATCAACCAGCCATTCTATTACGATAATCCGGACGGACTTCTTGCTACGCCTACAAGATCTTTGTACCAGCTATTATTGGACGGTGCCTTAACAGGAAAGATTGAGCAGGTTTATGACGATGAAAACTTTACTGTAAAGCTTTCACCGGAAGGTATCCAGAAAAGACTGGAAAAAGTAATCATCAATGATGCTGCTATTGATATCCTTAACTCCGGAAGACAGTTAACTGAACAAGAGAAAAAAGAATATACCGACGTTTTTAAAACCACCACTGAGAAAGTAAAAGTTCTTAAAATCATGGGTATGTGGTTTATCGATAAGAGAGACGGACAGATGAAATACAGACCTCTTGGAATTGCAGCAATGGGACCAGATCCTGCTGTACAGGGCGTTATAGGACCAGATGGTAAGCCAATTGCCGGTAACGACGAGCTTATCGACCTATTCTGGATTTTCTATCCGAACGCGAGAGATATTCTGGCAAACAACTATGTTTACAATAGAAAAAACTCTTCTGCTGACCTGTCTTTCGATGATATTATCAATGGAAGAAGATTCTCTTCGGTTATTTACAAATCATCAAGCGGTTTAGGTGATGGTACCATCAAAGATTACATTCCTAAAGATGCTGAAGATCAGTTGGAAGAGAGCGAAAGAATCAAAGCTCAAATCCTTAACATGGAAAATGATATGTGGAATTACTAA
- the gldL gene encoding gliding motility protein GldL → MFKTKDAWMNFFYSFGAAIVILGAWLKITHITLGPINGNMALTVGLITEAIIFIIFAFDPPKSEESYAWENVYPELLDKHANPNPLHSNVSSKNNAQQFAELENSLSNKLDKMLQEAKLDVQLFDRLRTGIDKFSSSVDQINQTVDVSASTHKYNDQLNKAAQHMESMNALYAMQLESGKKQSEFANKYVADMQKSAEQSEKFNQELQGLTTNLNSLNRVYGGMLTAMKS, encoded by the coding sequence ATGTTTAAGACTAAAGATGCTTGGATGAATTTCTTTTATTCATTCGGTGCTGCAATTGTAATTCTTGGAGCTTGGCTTAAAATTACTCACATTACCTTGGGACCAATTAATGGTAATATGGCTCTTACAGTGGGTCTTATTACGGAGGCTATTATCTTTATTATTTTCGCATTTGACCCTCCAAAATCAGAAGAGTCTTATGCATGGGAAAATGTTTATCCTGAGCTATTGGATAAGCATGCCAACCCAAACCCTTTACATTCTAATGTGTCATCAAAAAATAATGCACAGCAGTTTGCAGAATTAGAAAATTCTCTTTCAAATAAATTAGACAAAATGCTTCAGGAAGCAAAATTGGATGTTCAGTTATTTGACAGACTTAGAACAGGTATCGACAAATTCTCCAGCTCTGTTGACCAGATCAACCAGACTGTAGATGTATCTGCTTCTACTCATAAATATAACGATCAGCTTAACAAAGCTGCACAGCATATGGAAAGCATGAACGCTTTATATGCAATGCAATTGGAAAGCGGTAAAAAACAATCTGAATTTGCTAACAAATATGTAGCAGATATGCAGAAATCTGCAGAGCAGTCTGAAAAATTCAATCAAGAATTACAAGGTTTAACAACTAATTTAAATAGCTTAAACAGAGTTTATGGTGGTATGCTTACTGCTATGAAGTCTTAA
- a CDS encoding efflux RND transporter permease subunit, whose amino-acid sequence MFKKFIRRPVLSIVISLIIVFMGVLSLVKLPVTQFPSISPPKVNITAEYPGANNELLIKSVVIPLERGLNGVPGMKYMTSDAGNDGEASIQVVFDLGTDPNVAAVNVQNRVSSVVNKLPPLVVREGVKITREEPNMLMYINLYSDDPKADQKFLFNYADINVMSELRRVSGVGFADILGTREYAMRIWLKPDRLTAYSISADEVMEALNAQSLEASPGKTGESSGKRSQSFEYILKYPGRFNNEKDYGNIILKAKPDGEFIRLKDVADIEFGSSMYDIYSTLNGKPSAAITVKQSYGSNASDVIKNVKSLMEELQKTTFPKGMHYDISYDVSRFLDASIEKVVHTLFEAFVLVAIVVFLFLGDWRSTLIPALAVPVSLVGTFAIMSAFGITLNMISLFALVMAIGVVVDDAIVVIEAVHAKMEEKHLSPLKATEEAMHEISGAIIAITLVMASVFIPIAFMSGPVGVFYRQFSITMASAIILSGVVALTLTPALCALILKNNHGKPKKRTPITIFLDKFNGLFTKGANKYEGMLNKTVKKKTITLPLLLAFCACTFFLSNSLPSGFIPAEDQGMIYAIIQTPPGSTLERTNQIAKELLRESEGIDGVQSVSSLAGYEILTEGTGSNSGTCLINLKSWEDRKESAAEIIEKLEEKAKNIPGANIEFFQPPSIPGYGAAGGFELRLLDKAGSGDYQKMEKVSNDFVRELKKRPELGSAFTFYSASFPQYMLRVDNDLAEQKGVTIENAMNNLSTLIGSNYETSFIRFDRPYKVIVQAGPQYRALPTDLLKLYVKNDKEQMVPYSDFMHLEKVYGLSEITRHNMYNSSEVSGTPAPGYSSGQAIAAIKEVADKTLPRGFGIDWAGISKDEVSRGNEAVFIFLVCLGFVYLILSAQYESFILPLPVILSLPTGIFGAFLCLKLLGLENNIYAQVAMVMLIGLLGKNAVLIVEFAVQKKAEEGIPVAQAAIEGAAIRFRPILMTSFAFIAGLIPLVMATGPGAIGNRTIGTAAAGGMLIGTIFGLMIIPGLYYIFGTIAEKSKLAKYEEENPLTEQTEPYQHDDKHEDL is encoded by the coding sequence ATGTTTAAGAAATTCATTCGCAGACCTGTTCTGTCTATCGTAATCTCTCTGATTATCGTATTTATGGGAGTTTTGTCTTTGGTAAAACTTCCGGTAACGCAGTTCCCGTCCATTTCACCGCCAAAAGTAAACATCACCGCAGAGTATCCGGGTGCCAACAACGAATTGTTGATCAAATCCGTGGTTATTCCGTTGGAAAGAGGTCTTAACGGTGTACCGGGAATGAAATATATGACTTCCGATGCCGGAAACGACGGGGAAGCTTCTATTCAGGTGGTTTTCGATTTGGGAACCGACCCTAACGTAGCAGCTGTAAACGTTCAGAACCGTGTGTCTTCGGTAGTAAACAAACTTCCGCCGCTGGTAGTTCGTGAAGGGGTAAAAATTACCCGTGAAGAGCCCAACATGCTAATGTACATTAACTTGTACAGTGATGATCCGAAAGCTGACCAGAAATTCCTTTTCAACTACGCAGATATCAACGTGATGTCTGAACTGAGAAGGGTAAGCGGGGTTGGTTTCGCAGATATCCTGGGAACAAGAGAATATGCGATGCGTATCTGGCTTAAACCTGACAGGTTAACGGCTTACAGTATTTCAGCAGATGAAGTGATGGAAGCGTTAAATGCGCAAAGTTTGGAGGCATCTCCGGGTAAAACAGGGGAAAGTTCCGGAAAGCGTTCTCAGTCATTTGAATATATTTTAAAATATCCCGGTCGTTTCAACAATGAAAAAGATTACGGGAATATTATCCTTAAAGCAAAGCCGGACGGAGAATTTATCAGATTAAAAGATGTGGCAGATATAGAATTCGGTTCCTCTATGTATGATATTTATTCTACACTGAACGGAAAGCCTTCTGCTGCAATCACGGTAAAACAATCATACGGTTCCAACGCAAGTGACGTTATCAAGAATGTAAAATCTTTGATGGAAGAACTACAGAAAACCACCTTCCCAAAAGGGATGCATTACGATATCAGTTATGACGTATCCCGATTCCTGGATGCATCGATCGAAAAGGTAGTTCATACATTATTTGAAGCCTTCGTTTTGGTGGCTATTGTGGTATTCCTGTTCCTGGGAGACTGGCGTTCAACGCTGATTCCAGCTTTGGCGGTTCCGGTTTCATTGGTGGGAACATTTGCCATCATGTCTGCCTTTGGAATTACGCTAAACATGATCTCGTTATTTGCCCTTGTAATGGCCATCGGGGTCGTTGTGGATGATGCGATTGTGGTAATTGAAGCCGTTCACGCCAAAATGGAAGAGAAGCATTTATCTCCGTTAAAGGCGACGGAAGAAGCTATGCATGAAATCAGCGGTGCGATTATCGCAATTACTTTGGTAATGGCCTCCGTATTCATTCCGATTGCCTTTATGTCCGGTCCGGTTGGAGTTTTCTACCGTCAGTTTTCCATTACAATGGCTTCTGCGATTATCCTTTCTGGAGTTGTAGCCTTAACATTGACACCGGCTCTGTGTGCTTTAATCTTAAAAAATAACCACGGAAAACCTAAGAAAAGAACTCCGATTACCATTTTCCTTGATAAATTCAACGGTTTATTTACAAAAGGAGCCAATAAATATGAAGGAATGCTTAATAAAACGGTTAAGAAAAAGACCATTACTCTTCCTTTATTATTAGCATTCTGTGCCTGTACATTCTTCCTGAGCAACTCGCTTCCTTCAGGATTTATTCCGGCAGAAGATCAGGGGATGATTTATGCGATCATTCAGACACCTCCGGGCTCAACACTGGAAAGAACCAACCAGATCGCTAAAGAATTGTTGAGAGAATCGGAAGGGATAGATGGAGTACAATCCGTTTCTTCACTGGCGGGATATGAAATTCTGACAGAAGGTACAGGTTCCAACTCCGGTACGTGTTTGATTAACTTAAAAAGCTGGGAAGACCGTAAAGAATCCGCCGCAGAAATCATAGAAAAGCTTGAAGAAAAAGCCAAAAATATTCCGGGTGCGAATATAGAATTTTTCCAGCCCCCATCCATTCCGGGGTATGGTGCTGCAGGTGGTTTCGAGCTTCGTTTGCTGGATAAAGCAGGAAGCGGAGATTATCAGAAAATGGAAAAAGTAAGTAACGATTTCGTAAGGGAGCTGAAAAAGCGTCCTGAACTTGGTTCTGCATTTACCTTCTACTCCGCGAGTTTCCCTCAATATATGTTGAGAGTGGATAATGATCTGGCCGAACAAAAAGGGGTAACGATTGAAAATGCGATGAATAATTTATCTACGTTAATCGGTTCCAATTATGAAACCAGTTTCATCCGTTTCGACAGACCGTATAAGGTAATTGTTCAGGCAGGTCCTCAATACCGTGCGCTGCCGACAGATTTATTAAAATTATATGTTAAAAATGATAAGGAGCAAATGGTTCCGTATTCAGATTTCATGCATTTGGAAAAAGTATATGGTTTGTCTGAAATCACGAGACATAATATGTATAATTCGTCCGAGGTAAGTGGAACTCCTGCACCGGGCTATAGTTCCGGACAGGCGATTGCAGCGATCAAAGAAGTTGCGGATAAAACCCTTCCAAGAGGTTTCGGGATCGACTGGGCAGGTATTTCCAAAGATGAAGTAAGCCGTGGAAATGAAGCGGTATTTATCTTCCTGGTGTGTTTAGGATTCGTTTACCTGATTCTTTCTGCACAGTATGAGAGTTTCATTCTTCCGTTGCCGGTAATTTTATCATTGCCGACGGGTATTTTCGGAGCTTTCTTATGTTTAAAATTATTAGGATTGGAAAACAACATCTATGCTCAGGTGGCGATGGTCATGTTGATTGGTCTTTTAGGTAAAAATGCCGTACTAATTGTAGAATTTGCCGTACAGAAGAAGGCCGAAGAGGGAATTCCGGTAGCTCAGGCTGCCATTGAAGGTGCTGCGATCCGTTTCCGTCCGATCCTGATGACATCATTTGCATTCATTGCAGGTTTGATTCCATTGGTAATGGCGACCGGGCCGGGAGCGATTGGTAACCGAACGATCGGTACAGCCGCTGCGGGAGGTATGTTGATCGGAACTATTTTCGGATTGATGATTATTCCTGGATTGTATTACATCTTCGGAACCATTGCTGAGAAATCGAAACTGGCAAAATATGAAGAAGAGAATCCTTTAACTGAACAAACAGAACCGTACCAACACGATGACAAACATGAAGATTTATAA
- a CDS encoding SemiSWEET transporter yields MNENVLGIIAGILTSISMIPQLIKVIKDKNVDDISLVMLVVLISGLSLWVWYGFIKDELPIILSNAFAVLVNISLLVCYMIYKKS; encoded by the coding sequence ATGAACGAAAATGTCCTGGGTATAATAGCCGGAATTCTTACATCCATCTCTATGATTCCTCAACTCATTAAGGTAATAAAAGATAAAAATGTAGATGATATTTCACTTGTGATGCTTGTGGTGCTTATTTCAGGACTGTCGCTCTGGGTCTGGTATGGCTTTATTAAAGATGAGCTGCCTATCATTTTGTCAAATGCTTTTGCTGTTCTTGTCAATATAAGCTTGCTTGTCTGCTATATGATTTATAAAAAGTCTTAA